TCGGCGGGGACCGGATACTGCTTCTCGACGGAGAACGTCACCTTGGAGCTGGTGGGCTGCGGCTCAATCTTGTCCACCACGCCGACGGCGACACCGAGGATCCGAACCTCGTCACCGACGAACAGGCCGTTGGCCTCGGCGAAATACGCTGAGTACGTGTTCTTTTCGACATCCTTCCACAGCTTCTTGCCGACCAGGAACGAAGCCATGGCCAGCGTCGCGACCAGGATGACGGCGGTCACCCTTTGAAGGGTGGTACGGCTGATGTTCACTGCGCACCGCGTTCGGCGGGCGTGGGCGCGGGACTCGGCTCGGGAGGCGGGCCCGGCGCGGGCCCGGGAGAGGGCGGCTGGGACCAGATCGGGTGCGGTGCGTCCTCCGGCGGGACGGGTGGTGTTCCGGTTGGCGGATCCACCGACTCCGATGGCAACCCCTGGTTGGGATCCAAGAACCGGTCATACATGCGGGCGTCGATCGTCGGCCCGCTGATCTGGCCGGGAATCAGGTTGGCAACGTAGGCCTTGAAAAACGGTCCCGATCCCAACACTTCGCCGAACGACATCGCGTATCGCTTGAACTTGGGCAAGGTCCTTTGCAGGTCCTGTTTGCGGTTGTCCAGGATCTCGAGCACCCCGTTGAGCTTGTCGAGGGCCGGCTTGAGTTGAGTTCGGTTGTCGTTGACCAGCCCCGAGATTTGATGCGACACCGTGGTGAGGTTGTTCATGAGGGCGTCGAGTGAATCTCGTTCGGCCAGCAGCGCGGCCAGCAGCGCGTTGGAGTCCGCCACCAGGCCGGCGATCTGTTGGCTGCGCCGGCCCAGCACCGCGGAGACCTTGTTGGCGTTGCCCAACAGGCTGCGCAGCTGCGCGTCGCGGGTGTTGAGCGTCTCCGAGAACCGGGCCACTCCCTGCAGTGCGGGCCTGAGATCCGGTGGCGTTTCCTTGAAGGTGTCGGCCAATGTCATTAGCGCCGAAGAGAGTTGGCTGGTGTCCAGGCCGCTGATCGTGGTCGTCAGGTCACCCAACGCGACGGGAAGGTCATAGGGCGAGGTGGTACGTTCCAGCGGAATGGTGCCCGTCAGCTTTCCCTCGCCACGCGAGGTGAGCTCGAGCATCTTGCTGCCAAGGATTGTCTCGGTCTTGATCGCCGCTTCGGTGCGGTCGCCCAGTTGGACGCTCTTGCGGACGGTAAACCCGACGCGAACCTTCGTGCCCTCCAGGCGGATGTCGGAGACCCTGCCGACTCCCATGCCGGAGACCCGAACCGTGCTACCGGGTTTGATGCCGCCGGCTTCGGAAAAATAGGCCGAATAGTCGTTGGTGTTCTTGACGAACGGCAGCTTGTCGTATTGGAAAGCGGCGACGACCACCAAGGTCACGATCGCGGTTCCCATCACCCCGACCACGACGGGGCTGCGCTGGCTGAGCGGTCTTATCTTGGGCAGCTTCATTGGGGTGTGCACCGCCCGCTGGGTTGGCCGAACAGCTTGACGAAAATCGGGTTGCCGCCCTTGCCGTTGAGCTTGAGCAACACTTCGCAGAAATAGAATCCGAAGTAGTCGCCATTCAGGCCCTGCCGAGCTAGCACCTGATAAACGTCGGGGAGCTGCTTGAGCAAGCCGTCCACATAGTCACGGTCGGATAGCACCTGGCCGGACATGCGGTCGGTTTCGCGCACCACGTCCTTGATCGGCTGGCGCGTTTGCACGAGCAGATCGGCGACCGACCCGGATGCCGCGTTGATATAAGCCAGCCCGGTGGAAATGTCGGCCTTCCGCTGCGCTAAGCCGTCCACGAGCTGGGACAGCTTGTCCAATCCGTCGGAGAACTCGTGGTCGCGCACGGCGAAGGTGTGCAAGACGGTGTTCAAGTTGGTGATCAACTCGCCGATCAGCTCACCGCGCCCGGCCAGCGTCGAGGTCAGCACCGAGGTCTGCGCCAGCACCGAGGCGATGGTGCCGCCCTGCCCCTGGAAAATTCGTAGCAATTCACCGGACAGGGCGTTGACCTGGTCGGGATCCAGCGCCCGAAACAGCGGACGGAAGCCCCCGATCAACGCATCGATGTCCAGTGCGGGTGACGTTCGTGCCAGTGGAATCGTCGCTCCCGCCGGCAGGCGGCGTGGCGGGCCGGGACCGTCTTCGAGCGCCAGATAGCGGTCGCCGATCAAGTTTTCGTAGCGCACCACCGCTTTGGTGCCCTCGGTGAGCCGCACCCCGTTGTCCACCGCGAAGCCGACGGTCACCGCGCCCTCGCGATGCAGGGTGAGGTCGCCGACCTTGCCGACCTCCACCCCGGCGATGCGGACGAAGTTGCCGGACTTCAGACCGGATATGTTCGTGAAGACCGCTTGGTAGCCGGTGCGGTCCTCGAAGCGCAACTGCCCGAACACCGCGATCAACGTGAACGTGAATACCAGACAGACGGCGGTAAATAACGCGACACGGGCCACGATCGCGGACATCTTTCGTCTTTTCATGGCGGCGGCTGCCCCCCGCGGTAGAAGTAGCGCGGCGGCTCCGGAGGGTTCTTGGTGGTCGGGAAGTAGTTGGCCCACCACGGATTGCCGACCCACGGACTGGTGCGGACCTCGTCCGGAGCGGCGCCCCAGCCGGTGTCGGTGACCAGCGCACGCACCGGGAAGTTCGCGCTCGGATCGGGCAGCGAACCACAGCTGGGGCTGCCTCCCGGACCGCCGGTTGCATTCACCTTCGGAAGGTGTCTCGGGTAGCGGTACGGGTCGTCGCCGAAAAGCAGGCCGGCGTCCATAATGAACGAATAGCCATTGCCACCCAATGCATCCCGGCCGCCGTGGTCCACGTACCACTGCGCACCCTGGAACAGGCACGTGTAAGTGGGAGAGTATGTCTGCAGCAGTGCCATAGTCGGGTCGAGCAGGTTTATTGATCGCACGATGTTGGATTCGTTGTTGCCGATCACGTTGATGCCGGCCTGGCTGAAGCCCGCCGCCGACAACAGCAGCGTGTCGAGCGACCGCTGGTTTTCGGTGAGGGTGGCGCTGGTGGTCGCCGCCGAGTCCAGGATCGACAGAATATCTTGCGCCGCATCGGAATAGGCGGCCATGGTCTTGCCGAAGAGCCGCCAGTCCTTGTGAATTGTCCCCATCCGCGGGTTGACAGTCAGCAGCAGGTTGTTGGCATCGGTGATCGCCTGTCCGAGCCGATCCCCCTTACCGCGCAACGATTGCGCGAAGGCCGACAAGATCGCGTTCAGCTTCGCCGGGTCAAGTGCCTGGACCACCGACTGCAGGTTCTGGAAAACCGTGTTGACCTCGACGGTGACGTTGCGGGAATGCAGCACGGCGCCGGGCTTCAGCGGTGTCCGGCTGGGATGGTCGGGCTCGATCAGGTCGACGTACTTGGACCCAAAGGCGGTGGTCGATTTGATCTCGGCCTCGAGGTTGCTCGGCAGGTATTTGAACGGCCCCGGGTCCATTTTCAGTTGCAGCTGAGCGGCTTTCACGTCGGTGCCAATCGAGGCGACCTGGCCGACCTGCACGCCTCGCAGCTTCACCTTCGCGCCGGGTTCCATCACCAGTCCCGCCCGGTCCGACACCAGGGTGAGCGGGATGAACGGGCGGAACGTACCGGAGAACGACGCGGCGGTCAGCGCAACCAGGCCCGCGACCAGGATGAACAGGGTCGGCGCCCACCAGATCGGGTCGATCTTGCCCCGGCGGGCGCTATTGCCCGTGCTGTGCCTTCGGCGTCCGTTGCTCATGTCGGTCATCCCGACAGGTTGAAGTTGCCGGACTGCCCGTAGATGGACAACGAAATCATCAGGCACACAAAGGCCGTGACGATCATCGATGACCGTACCGAACGACCGACCGCCTCCCCCACACCGGCGGGGCCACCCGTCGCGGTGAAGCCGTAGTAGGTGTGCACGACCATCACCCCCGCCGCCATCGTCAGCGCCGCCAAAAACGACCAGAACAGGTCGGTGGGACGCAGGAACGTGGAGAAGTAGTGCTCATACACGCCGCGCGACTGGCCGTAGATGTAGATCGTGCCGAACTTGGCCGCGGCGAACGACATCAACACGGCGACGGCGTAGAGCGGGATGACGACCAGGATGCCGGCGATGATCCGCGTCGACGCCAGATAGGTGATCGACCGGATGCCCATGACCTCCAGCGCGTCGATCTCCTCGTTGATGCGCATCGCACCCAGCTGTGCCGTCGTCCCGGCACCGATCGTGGCGGCCAGCGCAACGCCGGCCGTGCACGGCGCGATCATCCGGACGTTGAAGAAGGCCGACAGGAAACCGGTCAGCGCCTCGACCCCGATATTGGACAAGGTGTCGTAGCCCTGCACCGCGACAAGGGCACCGGTGGTCAGCGTCAGGAAGCCGATGATGCCCACGGTGCCCCCGATCACCGCGAGCGCGCCCGTACCCATGCCCATCTCGGCGATCAGCCGCAACAGCTCTCCCGGATAGCGGCGCACCGCGTCGCCGGTCGAAGCCAAAGACTGCCCATAGAACGCGGTCTGTTCGCCGAGTCTGCGGGTGGCGGCAACCAGCCGGGGACCAAGGGTGGCGAACCACGTTGGCTCGCTTGCCGCCTCGCTCACTTGGCGGTCACCTTCACTCCGAGCGCGGTGACCACGATGTTGATGAAGAACAGGGCCATGAACGAGAACACCACGGTCTCGTTGACCGCGTTCCCCACACCGGTGGGACCGCCGCCCACCGACAGGCCCTTGTAGCAAGCGATCAGGCCCGCGGACAACCCGAACAGGGTCGCCTTGATGAGCGAAATCACCACCTGCGGAAGCCCCGTCACCAATGTCATCCCCGCAATGAACGCACCCGGCGTCACATGCTGAACGAACACCACGAAGATGTAGCTGCCGGTCAACCCCGTCACCGCGACCACCGAGTAGAGCAGCAACGCGACGAAGGTGGCCGCGATGATGCGCGGAACCACCAGGGCCTGAACCGGATTGACGCCGATCACCTTCATGGCGTCGATTTCCTCGCGGATGGTGCGGGCGCCGAGGTCGGCACACATCGCGGTCGATCCGGCGCCGGCGACGGCCATCGCGGTGACGACCGGCCCGACCTGGGTCACCGACGCCAGCGCGGCACCGGCACCCGAGAGGTCCCCGGCGCCGATCTCGACGAGCAGGATGTTGAGGACGAACACGATCAGCACCGTGTACGGGATCGACAGCATGATCGTCGGGAAGATGGAAACCCGGGCGACAAACCAAATTTGCTCGAGAAGCTCCCGCCACGCCCACGGCCCTCGCACCACGGCAACCAATGATTCGATGCTGAGCATGAAGAACTGGCCCACCGCATCCATGGGCTTTGCGATGGCCGTGCCATTCATGAGGCCCACTCAGTCCAACGGCGGTCCATACGGTTCAATCCGGTCCCCCATTTTCGTAATGATTTTTACCCGCTCGTAATTAATTGGCTTGTAATGGATCGTCGCTGTTTATGCACATAGAGCACACGGGAATTTACGGGCAGAGCGATGCCCGGCGTTAGGGTTGCAATCAACCAGAAGAAATCTGGCTGGTGCCGGCCGACGTTCGCGGCGAACTCCGCAGGATTGACCCGCATGGCTCGACGTCGACATCGACGCGGCCGGCTGTCCAGCCGCCGCGTCCGAACAGAGTGTTGCGGTTTTACGGTGGGGCGCGAGGATGACCTGGCCAGCACGCTCCCGATGTTCCTTGTGCCCCGAAAATTACCCGGCCGCAACCCATCTGACCGCGAAACTCGGGACGGCAAAGCTGCAGCAGGATCCGGACAAGGGAAACGTCGCCAGCGCCGAGGTTGACGCCGCTGAGCGAAATTCGTCCCGCCGTGTCGAAACCTAATGGTCCCGCCCGTAAGTTCGTCGGGGCGCTGTTGGCTGGGCGTCGAGACTGCGGTGGTTGCGGCGCCCGAGGCGAAAAGCCGGCCGTGGACGCAGACTCGATGCCACCAGCGCAGACTCGGCGCCAGCGGCGTCTGGCCACAACCCCCGACGAACTTACGGACCGGACCACTACTTGGGCATTCACGACCACCATCCCGTCCGGCTATTGCCGAACGCCACAGTTCGGACAAGTCGGGTCCACGGCAAGGGTTTCGGTCAGGCTGAGCGTAATGCGTTGTCTGCAAAGGGATTTCTGCCCGGCTAGCTAGTTAAGCGGATTGGCCCCCTTCTTTGGGGGAAGGGGGCCAATCGCCGTTGGTGGGTCGCCGGCTCGCATCGGCGACCACCACGAATTCACAGCAACTTGAGCAGGTTGGAAATCAACAACCCAATATTGCTGGCCAACGTTGCGCCGACGGTGCCCAAGATCGATGGCAGATTCGACAACACCGAGGGAATGCTTTGCAACAGTGACGTCAATTGACCACCAACGCCGTTGATCACCGGACTCAGCGATGGCCAGCCATTGATCAACTGGTTCACAAATCCCTGGAACGCACCCGAGAGACTGCCGCCATTCGCGATATTGGTCGCGTTAGGAGCAACGATCGATTGTGCCAGGACCTGGGGGATGCCATAGACTAGCTGGTATGTTATGCCGAAGGGATTGCTGAGCAGGCCAAAGTTGCCGCCCGATCCGTTCAGGACTGCATTTACCGTTGCACCGGGGGTGTTGAGCAGATTAGTCAGTGCGACCACTGGCTCCCCGGCAGCCCACGCCGTGGACGCGGCCTGCAGACTGTCGCCCAGCGCCGGCGCGATTGCCACAGAGGGCCCGAAGAGGGCTAACTCCCCAAGGATTGGAACACCATAGCCTGTCCCTAGGGTGTTTACTGCGGTCGCAAAGTTTTGCGATATGTAATTCGGGATATACAGGATCGCTTCCATCGGCAGGCCGATGTTTGTGAGCGGCTGCCCCCAGAACGCGTTAAACAACGTGCCTGTCATATCTGGTATGTCGCCCGCCAAATAATCGCTCCACGCCGATTGCAGAAGCGGCCCGAAGCTAGCACCGCCAGTGCCGAAGAAGTACTGCACGGCGGCCTGCGCGGCGGTTTGGTACGTGGAGACGTAGAGGTTGGCGTAAGAGACCCCATTGGCGGCGACCTGCTGGGCGGCCAAGAAAGGAGTTTGGCTCCAGGTATCGAGAATCCCCTGCAGATTGGCGCCCGCCGCCTCGAACGTGTTCATCCACGTCTGCACAATCAGGTTCTGGGTAGGGTCCAAGGCCGCGGCGGCCAGGCTGGCGGGCACCGCGGCCGCGGCCGATCCGCTGGCGAGTGAGGCGAGGTCGTTTTCCACACCGGAGAACAGATCGACCATGCCGCTCGCGGCGTCCGTGAGCTGGATGGCGGACATGCTTACTGCGGGAAGGTGTTCGGGTAGGTGCTGGGCCATGGGACCGGCGGCGAGGACAGCGGCGCTGGCCAGGGCGATGCCAGCGGTGACGTGGGGGCGGGCTGTAAGGTCCACGACCATCTCCTTTGATCGGTGCGTCGAATTCGGATGGTCAGAAGGTAGCTGAGAGCAACCTGGGTTTCGGGCGGATTCGGGTGGGATGAATCAACTTCGTCGAGCAAACATCGAGCATCGCAAACTATGTAAATGAGCGTAACCACAGCTCGTAATATTTTTGAAAAGCCTAGAGTTACCCCCCCCCCCGAATTTTAGTTCAACACGCAACTACCAGTGGACGACCTTTGACATATGTTTGCCACATCCATGCGGTACGACCAGCAAACCCCTCGATTTCGGGGTCTACCGAGTCCTCTCACCCGCGGATCACCGGCGCACGACGGTCCTCGTCGGACCGGCACCAGCGGCAACAGACACGCAACGGGCAACAAACGTCGTGGTCGATCCTGTGGCAATCAGCCGACGTTGGTGCCGCCCTCGGCGATGCGGCGCACCGCGTTGAGGAACACGTCGATCTCTTCGAACGTGTTATAGAACGCGAACGACGGGCGCACGGTGGCCTCCAGCCCGAGGCGCCGCAGAATCGGCTGCGCGCAGTGATGACCTGCGCGCACCGCGATGCCCTCGGCGTTGAGCGCCTTGCCCACCTCCACCGGATCGTGTCCGGCCAGCACGAACGACAGCACGCTGGCCTTCTCGGTTGCGGTGCCCACCAGGCGAACGCCCGGGATGTCGGCCAGGCGCGGGGTCGCATAATCCAGCAGGGCGTGCTCGTGGGCGGCGATGCGCTCGATCCCCAACCGCTCCACGTACCGCAGCGCCTCCCCCAGCCCGACGGCGTCGGCGATGTTGCCGGTGCCGGCCTCGAACTTGCTCGGCGGTCCTTGATACAGCGAGCGTTCCAGGGTGACGTCGGCGATCATGTTGCCGCCGCCCTGCCACGGCGGTGTCTCGGCGAGTGCCTCCTCGGTCCCGTACAGCACACCGATCCCGGTGGGACCGTAGATCTTGTGGCCGGAGAACACGAAGAAATCGACGCCGAGCTCGGAGACGTCGACCGGCAGGTGCTGGATCGACTGCGCGCCGTCGATCAGCACCCGCGCACCGTAGCGGTGGCCCAGCTCGACGATCTTCTCAACCGGCGTCACGGTGCCCAGCGCATTCGAAACCTGGGTCGCCGCAACCAACTTCGTCCGCGGGCCCAGCAGATCCTCGAACTCCGATAGCAGCAGGTTGCCCGCGTCGTCAACCGGCGCGACTTTCAGGATCGCCCCCGTCTGCTGTGAAAGCAGTTGCCACGGAACGATATTGGCGTGATGCTCCAGGTAGGTGATGACGATCTCGTCGCCCGGGACCAAATGCTTGCCGCCCCAGGCGTAGGCGACCAGGTTGATGGCTTCGGTGGTGCCGCGCACGAAGATGATCTCTTCGTCCTTGGCCGCGCCGATGAATCGCCGAACCGTGTCACGGGCCTCTTCGTAGGCATCGGTCGCCCGGGCCGCCAACTCGTGCGCCGCGCGGTGGATGTTGGAGTTCTCGTGGGCGTAGAAGTACGACAGCCGGTCGATCACCACCTGCGGCTTCTGGGTGGTCGCGGCGTTGTCGAACCAGATCAGCGGCTTGCCGTTGACGGTCTCCTTCAGGATCGGGAAGTCCGCTCGTATCGCGTTGACGTCGAACACCTCGTGCTCGTCCGGCAACTGCGGAACCGGGTCGGCTGTGGTGAGGAAGTAGTAGTTGTGCTCGTCACCGGCGGGCGCCGCCCGCACCCCGTCGGACCAGTCCAGGTCGACGACCGACGGCGCCGCGGGCAGCCATCCGGGCACGGCACCGCGGGGGGCCACCGGAACGCTCGGCTTGCCCTGATCAGAAGCCCCGGCGAGCACACCGGGCACCGTCGGGACGATGCCCTCGCCCGGTACCGCGAACGCGCTGAGGTCACCTACGCCGGGGGCGACGCTCGCGATCGCCGCGGCGGCCGAGGGCGCCGCCGTCGTATCCGGCACGGTGCCGCGCGGGGCGACAGGCACCGCCTGCGGCGGGCCTGAGGGCTCGGGTCCGGGAGAGGCCGGCGCCGGGACATAGATGTCGGTGACGCCGATCAACGGGGCCGGCGCCGAGTACAGATCGGCCGCGCCCACCGCGGCCTGCCCGGCTGACGTGGCGGCGGTGGCATCCGGCACGCTGCCGCGGGGCGCGACGGGCGCCGCCTGGGGCGGGCTGTCGGGCCCGGGCCGGATGCTGGCGGCATACAACTGGCTGGCCAGCGCCGCGAGCTCGGCCGCGCTGATGGGCAGTTCGCTTTCGGCGTCTACCGACCGATACTCACTTGTACTCATGGAACTGGTCCACGGCGACATCGTCGAGCACGGCGAGCGCGTCGTCGGTGAGGACGGCCAAGGACGTGTACAGGGTCACCAGGTAGGTCGCGATCGCCGACTGGTTGATGCCGGTGAAGCGCACCGACAGCCCCGGCGCCTGCTCACCGACCAGGCCCGGCTGGAACAGGCCCACCACGCCCTGGCGTTCCTCGCCGGTGCGCACCAGGATGACCTTGGTCTTGCCGTCCTCGAGCGGCACCTTGTCCGACGGGATCAGCGGAATGCCGCGCCAGGTGATGAACTGCGCGCCGAACAGGCTCACGACCACCGGCGGCACCCCGCGGTAGGTGGCCTCGCGCCCGAACGCGGCGATGCCCTGCGGGTGCGTCAGGAAAAAGCTCGGCGTCTTCCAGACCTTGGTGATCAGCGCGTCCAGGTCGTCGGGCGTGGGAGCGCCGGCCAGCGTCTGGATCGTCTGCTCCGGACTCACCTGCGCCAGCAGGCCGTACTCGGGGCTGTTGACCAGTTCGAATTCCTGGCGCTCCTTGATCGTCTCGATGGTCAGCCGCAGCTGCTGGGCGATCTGATCGTGCGGGCTGGAGTACAGATCCGAGACGCGGGTGTGGATGTCGACCAAGGTCGAAATCGTCCGCAGCGTGTATTCGCGCGGGCTGGTCTCGTAGTCGACGTAGGTTTCCGGCAGCGGTTCTTCGGTGCCGGCACCCTCCTCGGCCTTGATCGCGACCCGCTCGGGGTTGACCACGCGGTTCACCCGGTAAAGGCCCGCTTCCACCGGCACCCAGCTGAGCAAATGCAGCAACCAGCGCGGCGTGATCGTCGAGAGCTGCGGGACAGTCTTCGTCGCATTCGCAAGCTGCCTGGCAGCGAGATCGCCAAGCGCCTGAGACTCGTTTTGAGGCGCAGTCATCGTGGTCCTTCCGTCCTGGTCGAATGGCGCGGCGGGGCTGGGCACGTGAACGATTGCCCGACCATGAGCGCGTCAGCGCGCCGAGCCTAGGCAAGTCTAAGACCGGTGCAAAAGATTTACAGCCGGGCTGAGCCAAACGGGGCGTAACGCGCCCCGACCCGACACTGCCTTATAGTGGGGCCATGCAACAGGCCGTTCAGCCGCGCTTCGTTCCTTCGCGCTGCCTCGCCGTGGACTGTTGTTGTTGCTGTTGTTGATTTCCTGACGCCCTCGACGCTGTAGAAATCCTCGCGCTTTCCGCCGCAGGGGTCGGACCCATAGTCCGCCCGGCGGCACGAGACGCGTCCAGCCAAATCCAGGCCAAATTCTTTCAGGAAGATCAACCACTCATGACCGTGTTGTCCATACCCGACCGCGCCCTGGCGCAGGTGGCGACCCGCCACCGCGTGCTGGTCCGGCCGGCCACCGAAGTCGCCCGCATGATGCGCTACCGGGGCGGCACCTACTCCCACACCGTCGACAGGATCGTGTTTACCGACGGCAGCTGGGCGCGCACCGATCTGATCCGGCTGAACCCCAATCTGCTGGCCTACTCGCTGGACTTCGCCGGCATCGCACCGCACCTCCCGTCGCGCTACCGGCTGGGCACCTGGTCCACCCTGCCCCACCTGCGCACCCGCGACCACGAAGCCGAGGTCGACTGGATCCTGCGCCACTCCTTCCCGATGCGCACCATCGCGGAACTCAGCCGGCGATTACGCGCCGCCGGCTACCCGCTGGGACCGGCCAACCTCAGCGAACACGAAGCCATCGCGGCAACCCAGGCCGCAATCTGGCATTTCACCAACGGTCTGGCCCTGGACAACCGGCCGCTGAACGTGCCCGTCGCCGTAAGCCACACCGCCGGACCGGTGATCACCTTCGAATTCGACGGCCAACCACAGCTGGGCGGCTACTCGGTATGGACGGCCTCCGACACGGCCGTCGGCCTGAAACTGCAAAAATCGGCCGATGCCATTGCGTGGCAAGATGTTTCGGGCTCACACCTGACCATCGGACCCGGCAAGGGTCGACACCAACGCACACTGGGCGTCGGCAGCACGCTTTCGGCCAGCAGCCACGGCGGCGGCGGACGCGGTTACCGCTACTACCGGCTGGTCACCACGACTGACGCCACCGACGCGACAATCGGCCACGTCCGGTTCTGGCTGACCGGTACTCGCCACTACCGCAATGCCGATCGCGTCGTGCACCTCTACAATTACCTACTCACCGGGGCAAGCAGAACCTTGCACGACTCCGAAGAACCGCGACTAGTCGATACCCATGCCACAGTCGAATCCGAACTCATAGGACCGTTCCAGGTGCGAATCCCTTTGAGGCTCAGCGTCACCGACGGACACACGCTCGTCGACGACGACGGCTTGACTATCGACGGCATCGTTCGACCGGGAACGGACTTTTACCTGCGTCCGGCCCCGGGTACATCCGCAACGACGATGACCGCAACAACACCGCACAACCTCACCGGTCGGGTGCTGACCGGTGAGGCGTTAGCGGGCGCGTCACGGCGATTCACGCCCATTGCCCTGATCGTGCCGACAGACGTCGCCATCGAATTCGACATCACCTGGCGGGCCGACGAGCCCTGTACCGACCTGAACTGACATCGCTAAGGAAGTCTCATGAGCATCGCCGAGGACGTCACCCAGCTAGTCGGAAACACGCCGCTGGTCCGGCTGCGCCGGGTCACCGAAGGCGCCGTCGCCGACGTCGTCGCCAAGCTGGAATTCTTCAACCCGGCTAACAGCGTGAAGGACCGCATCGGGGTTGCCATGCTGGACGCCGCCGAGCAGGCGGGCCTGATCAAGCCCGACACGATCATCCTCGAGCCGACGAGCGGAAACACCGGCATCGCGCTGGCGATGGTGGCCGCGGCGCGCGGATACCGCTGCGTCTTGACGATGCCGGAGACGATGAGCACCGAGCGGCGGATGCTGTTGCGCGCGTTGGGGGCCGAGCTCGTCCTGACCCCGGGCGCCGACGGCATGCCCGGCGCCATCGCCAAGGCCGAGGAACTGGCCAAGTCCGACCAGCGGTATTTCGTGCCGCAGCAGTTCGAGAACCCGGCCAACCCGGCGATCCACCGGGCGACGACCGCCGAGGAGGTGTGGCGCGACACCGACGGGAAGGTCGACATCTTCGTGTCCGGAGTCGGCACCGGCGGCACCATCACCGGTGTCGCCCAGGTGATCAAGGAACGCAAGCCGTCGACGCAATTCATCGCCGT
The nucleotide sequence above comes from Mycobacterium malmoense. Encoded proteins:
- the cysK gene encoding cysteine synthase A, with product MSIAEDVTQLVGNTPLVRLRRVTEGAVADVVAKLEFFNPANSVKDRIGVAMLDAAEQAGLIKPDTIILEPTSGNTGIALAMVAAARGYRCVLTMPETMSTERRMLLRALGAELVLTPGADGMPGAIAKAEELAKSDQRYFVPQQFENPANPAIHRATTAEEVWRDTDGKVDIFVSGVGTGGTITGVAQVIKERKPSTQFIAVEPAASPVLSGGQKGPHPIQGIGAGFVPPVLELDLVDEVITVGNEDAINLARRLAREEGLLVGISSGAAAVAALQVARRPENAGKLVVVILPDFGERYLSTPLFADVVD
- a CDS encoding thioester domain-containing protein gives rise to the protein MTVLSIPDRALAQVATRHRVLVRPATEVARMMRYRGGTYSHTVDRIVFTDGSWARTDLIRLNPNLLAYSLDFAGIAPHLPSRYRLGTWSTLPHLRTRDHEAEVDWILRHSFPMRTIAELSRRLRAAGYPLGPANLSEHEAIAATQAAIWHFTNGLALDNRPLNVPVAVSHTAGPVITFEFDGQPQLGGYSVWTASDTAVGLKLQKSADAIAWQDVSGSHLTIGPGKGRHQRTLGVGSTLSASSHGGGGRGYRYYRLVTTTDATDATIGHVRFWLTGTRHYRNADRVVHLYNYLLTGASRTLHDSEEPRLVDTHATVESELIGPFQVRIPLRLSVTDGHTLVDDDGLTIDGIVRPGTDFYLRPAPGTSATTMTATTPHNLTGRVLTGEALAGASRRFTPIALIVPTDVAIEFDITWRADEPCTDLN